In Arachis stenosperma cultivar V10309 chromosome 1, arast.V10309.gnm1.PFL2, whole genome shotgun sequence, one DNA window encodes the following:
- the LOC130944578 gene encoding short-chain dehydrogenase PC-15-like, which yields MSDTKIVLVTGCAIGGIGYEYCKAFAEKNCHVFASDISTRMQDMKQLESDNNIETLEIDVSLDQSVNSAVSTVISKRGRIDILVNNAGIGSTGPLAELPLDAIRKSWEINTLGQLRMVQHVVPHMASRRSGSIVNVGSIVGTVSTPWAGSYCSSKAAVIAMSNSLRLELRPFGIDVVLVLPGSVRSNLGRANLERLGNQDWKLYKEFKDAIAERARASQGERATDGRVFARHVVNKVLRTKPPKQIAFGHMTGLFALLSWSPIWVRDLFFSTRFGLNRKL from the coding sequence ATGAGTGATACTAAGATTGTACTAGTCACTGGCTGTGCCATAGGTGGCATTGGCTATGAATATTGCAAGGCATTTGCCGAGAAAAATTGCCATGTCTTTGCTTCAGACATCTCAACAAGGATGCAAGACATGAAACAATTGGAGTCAGACAACAACATAGAAACACTTGAAATTGATGTATCTTTAGATCAAAGTGTTAATTCGGCAGTTTCAACCGTTATATCAAAGCGCGGTCGCATTGATATTCTGGTTAACAACGCCGGCATAGGTAGCACCGGTCCCTTAGCCGAATTGCCACTGGACGCTATTCGCAAATCGTGGGAAATCAACACGTTGGGACAACTTAGAATGGTTCAGCATGTTGTCCCTCACATGGCTTCTAGAAGGAGTGGGAGCATAGTCAACGTTGGAAGCATCGTGGGAACCGTGTCGACGCCTTGGGCCGGATCTTATTGCTCGAGCAAGGCGGCTGTTATCGCCATGTCGAACAGTTTGCGGCTTGAGCTGCGGCCGTTTGGGATCGACGTGGTTCTCGTCCTCCCGGGATCTGTTAGGTCGAATCTCGGGAGGGCGAATTTGGAGAGATTGGGGAACCAAGATTGGAAGCTTTACAAGGAGTTTAAGGATGCTATTGCGGAGAGAGCAAGAGCTTCTCAAGGAGAGAGGGCAACGGATGGAAGAGTTTTTGCAAGACATGTTGTGAATAAAGTTTTGAGGACTAAACCACCAAAACAAATTGCTTTTGGTCACATGACTGGCTTGTTTGCTTTGCTTTCTTGGTCTCCCATTTGGGTTAGAGATCTGTTTTTCTCTACTCGTTTTGGCCTGAACAGAAAGCTATAA